CGCATAATCTGGTGCGGTTCACATCTGCACAGGGGAGGTCTTTTTATGCTTTATGCACCTCCTCGACGCACCGGATGGCCTCCCGCAGCGCCTCGGCGTATTCATCCACCGGTCCCGCCGCCGGTGCTTCTCCGGCAATGGCGGCCTCCACGCTCTCGTGGTAGTGCAGCAGCGCCGTCAGAATGGAAATTGTCCGCTCTCCCCTCTGGCCGCTCCCGCCGCCTCGCTCTGTGGGAAGAAGCGCCTGTATCGGCACACCCAGCACCTCGGCAATCCTTGCCGCCAGCTCCACGGATATCCTCCGCTGTCCCAGCTCGTACCGGCTCATGGCCGCCGCCGTCAGGCCTACCTTCGCTCCCAGCTCCCCCAGCTTCACCCCTTTCTTCCATCGAAGCTGCCGGATCCGCTCTCCAACGCTCATGTCCTCACCCCCCTTTCAGTTCGTCCTTGCCCCCTCCCTTGCCGATGTGGTATGATGTCGTCAAAGGGAGGTATTTTCATGCGAAAACGGTATCTGATTCCCATTTTCGCCTGCATCCTGCTTTTGTCCTGTTGCACGGTCGCCCTTGCCCACCCCGGAGACACAGACGCCAACGGCGGCCACTATGACCACTCCACCGGGGAATATCACTATCACCATGGCTACCCAGCCCATCAGCACACCGACGGGAAATGCCCTTACGACTTCGATGATCGAACCAGCTGGAACAGCGGCAGTCCAGGCAATTCAGCAGGTTCGGACAGCACGCCCGCTTTTCTATCCGATGTGTGGGGCAGTCCGCTCATAATCTTTTATTTCATATGTCTCACCGCTTCAGTCATCTCCGGCATTATGTGTCTTCCCTTCGTTGACAACTACTCCAAAACGCACAGTAGATTCA
The genomic region above belongs to Vescimonas coprocola and contains:
- a CDS encoding helix-turn-helix domain-containing protein, with the translated sequence MSVGERIRQLRWKKGVKLGELGAKVGLTAAAMSRYELGQRRISVELAARIAEVLGVPIQALLPTERGGGSGQRGERTISILTALLHYHESVEAAIAGEAPAAGPVDEYAEALREAIRCVEEVHKA